AGGGTGTTTAAGCATACGCTTGTAAGTGACGGGGCTTGAGCTCGTGCTGGATTTTTCCTATCCTTTGAAGGCGACCAAACAATGACCCTATTTGCAGATTTGCCCACCTTTGAAGAATTCAACTCTCGAGCTCTCAACTTAGCTTCTCTTTCTTCATATATCCTTGCAGCAGTTGCAAATGGGCCTGGCCAGTCCTGAGCGTCAGGGTCAGCCTgtagctcttcttcttcatcatcttcactatgCTCATCTTTATCTGCTTTGAAGAATGCAAATTTAGGGGCCAGCCTGATAGCCCTCTCTTTTGCTGATCGTCTGCGAAGTGACTCCATAGAAGCAGAAACTGATCCTGAGTTGAGCTGAGTCTCTTTGTTATCAACAGGATCGAAATCTGGCTCGTCCTCACTTGAGCTCAGAGATGATAGACTATCTTCTACAACCATCTTTCCCTTTCCTTTGCTATCAGGATTAAATTTGCTGGAACTGGTACCGACTGCAGAGCCCACATTAGCATCAGCACGAGAATTGTTATTCCCCGAGACAAGCTTCTCTTTCACTTTGACTTCCTCTGCAGAGACTTTTGCTTCAAAACTTGAAGGACTTCCTGAAGGATATGCTAACTCCTCAACCACCCCACCATTTGCCGTCCGTAACAGATCATGCGTCTGCAGAGACTCTCCATTGCTTGCATTGGCAGGATCATCCACATCCCCCTTTTCAGTCCTATCCATGTTCACAGCAACAGGACTGGGTTTGATCCAACTTGAACCCAGCATCTTGCAATCCTCGTCAGAATCGCTATCTGTATCAGACACATACACTGTCTGCACTCCACCAACCAATATGGTCTTGCACCGCTTCGTCGGCGACCCCACGTCCCGGTGCAGCATTTCGTCATGCACCTGGCCTCGACGAGACGACCCACTCCCCACATCTCCGCCCGCCTCCATCCGCCGCTTCCCGATCCGAGACAGTGACCGCAGGGTCGTGAACGGATCCGAACCGCCAGAACCGTCGCCGCTCGCCAAAGCCCTATCCGCCCCCGACCCGCCGCCATAGCTACTGGAGTTCCCGGTCCTCGGCGAGACGGTAGTAGCAAGCCAAGAGCCGGAGACTCGAGCACGGGACCTCCCCGCCCTCTTCTCGCCCGCGCCCGACCCGgacccggagccggagccggaggaaCTGCCGTCTCGCGCGGAGGGAGTGTTCGGACTACCCGCGGCGGCGCCCGCGAGACGCAGGCTGCGTCGGAGAGGCGCGGCGGCGGGGGGGCTGAGGTTGGGGGATCCCGCGCcgacgtcgtcatcgtcatcgggggaggcggggccgaggccgaggcggaGGGCGGCGCCCGCGAGGCGCAGGCTGTGTCGGGGAGGCACGGTGACGGGTTTCTTGAGGTCGAGGGATCCGGCGCTGTCGTCGTGGGGGGACGCGGGGCCGATGCCGAGGCGGAGGGAGGTGGATGGGGACGGCACGGGGGTGCGCTGCGGGGAaccggtcgccgccgccgccgcctccggcggcgacggcggggaTGCCGTCTTGGCGCGTGAACGGGTGCGGGGCATCGCGGAAAGCGTGACGGCGCAAACGCACGAGGAACTGAGGGAGGGAAGCGTGACGGCGCGAGGGG
This DNA window, taken from Miscanthus floridulus cultivar M001 chromosome 13, ASM1932011v1, whole genome shotgun sequence, encodes the following:
- the LOC136501301 gene encoding DNA repair protein RAD7-like, encoding MPRTRSRAKTASPPSPPEAAAAATGSPQRTPVPSPSTSLRLGIGPASPHDDSAGSLDLKKPVTVPPRHSLRLAGAALRLGLGPASPDDDDDVGAGSPNLSPPAAAPLRRSLRLAGAAAGSPNTPSARDGSSSGSGSGSGSGAGEKRAGRSRARVSGSWLATTVSPRTGNSSSYGGGSGADRALASGDGSGGSDPFTTLRSLSRIGKRRMEAGGDVGSGSSRRGQVHDEMLHRDVGSPTKRCKTILVGGVQTVYVSDTDSDSDEDCKMLGSSWIKPSPVAVNMDRTEKGDVDDPANASNGESLQTHDLLRTANGGVVEELAYPSGSPSSFEAKVSAEEVKVKEKLVSGNNNSRADANVGSAVGTSSSKFNPDSKGKGKMVVEDSLSSLSSSEDEPDFDPVDNKETQLNSGSVSASMESLRRRSAKERAIRLAPKFAFFKADKDEHSEDDEEEELQADPDAQDWPGPFATAARIYEEREAKLRARELNSSKVGKSANRVIVWSPSKDRKNPARAQAPSLTSVCLNTLAEHSECIESLGGIPEELKNKLLKILCHSRKMKTHLLHQLLCDSPTELHLSECSWLSEDDFEKTFEKCSTESLQDLQLDISGRCMPDYILPSTLAKVPNCMPLLRKISLKGNYRLSDNGLGTIISAAPSLSSLNLCECSLLTSSGIDILANKLHSVLRELYIDECTNVDAMAILPALQKINHLEVLSMSGIQSVCDKFVKELIAVHGSNLKELAFAGCLELTSSSIKTIGEYCQELTSLDLRNLDRLRDSAMRHLRGCRLIRKLKLQRNAFSDEAVSQYLEKSGGCLTELMLNNVKKVGDLTALAISRKCSVLLEALDLSFCRELTDEALGLIVDSCPSLRILKLFGCTQVTDLFLKGHSNKSVKIVGIEGSILVQMDNR